In Macrobrachium nipponense isolate FS-2020 chromosome 41, ASM1510439v2, whole genome shotgun sequence, the following proteins share a genomic window:
- the LOC135212449 gene encoding serine beta-lactamase-like protein LACTB, mitochondrial has product MMYFLPVRLNTIIAKKYSLQYKRVSRTQWSCLPFCIRKRDLNSFQGAHLQRKIPIVEDQHYEGNNFRSTIWTRGLIVFSILLGSTAFGAVKALCQKKKSESDEKNDFVHYEADRKLNLTIEEVRNLDLSTAVDLEEAKRKAVVLLSRKMDQVGAPGIAVSVSVNGETVWARGFGFADVENYVPCTSKTVMRIASISKPITMTLLAKLWEEGKVDLDAPVQKYVPYFPKKTVDGEEVTITTRQLISHKSGIRHYQLKEIKEEERKWKSAKCSNKQNEKKQKEKTDEGKTEHSSENKVQDDSVKAEENQSLTQEVQGSKEERENSETASEEKTAGKNQGIGGILKKKKIQLRQHLNRIAEKPKRKEKTEFTLEEYHLRVKFTGTEDSMKIFMDDELFFKPGTDFLYTTHGWTVVSAVVESVVGKPFPQAIQGIFHDLGLRYTYLDDPSRIIYNRASYYRRDSSGRLENAPYVDNSYKWAGGGFLSTAEDLTRFGNAMLYSSQQNSAQNVEGQAPQRGYLKSSTMKHLWDTSRRYQNGVGSRWWIWVGMGSCGRKRKPKVLS; this is encoded by the exons ATGATGTACTTCCTTCCAGTTAGGTTAAATACCATAATAGCAAAGAAATATAGTCTACAGTATAAAAGGGTTTCAAG gaCCCAATGGTCATGCCTTCCCTTTTGCATTAGGAAGCGAGACTTGAATTCATTTCAAGGCGCTCATTTACAACGAAAGATTCCCATTGTAGAAGATCAGCATTATGAAGGAAACAATTTCCGTAGTACCATTTGGACTCGTGGACTTATTGTATTTAGTATTTTATTGGGATCAACTGCTTTTGGTGCTGTTAAAGCCCTCTGTCAAAAGAAGAAAAGTGAAAGTGATGAAAAGAATGATTTTGTGCATTATGAAGCCGATAGAAAACTTAATCTGACAATAGAGGAAGTGCGGAATCTTGATCTCAGTACAGCTGTAGATTTGGAGGAGGCAAAACGCAAGGCAGTTGTGTTATTGAGTCGTAAAATGGACCAGGTGGGAGCCCCAGGCATTGCTGTTTCCGTATCTGTAAATGGCGAGACTGTTTGGGCCAGAG GTTTTGGCTTTGCTGATGTCGAAAATTATGTTCCTTGCACTTCAAAGACAGTTATGAGAATTGCAAGCATTAGCAAACCAATAACAATGACTTTATTAGCAAAATTATGGGAAGAAGGCAAAGTGGACCTTGATGCTCCAGTGCAAAAATATGTACCATATTTTCCCAAAAAAACAGTAGATGGAGAGGAG GTAACTATTACAACGCGACAGCTTATTAGCCATAAATCAGGTATTCGCCATTACCAGCTgaaagagataaaagaagaagagagaaaatggaaatcagcaaaGTGCAGTAacaagcaaaatgaaaaaaagcagaaagaaaaaactgatgAAGGAAAGACTGAGCACAGCAGTGAAAATAAAGTTCAAGATGACTCGGTAAAAGCAGAAGAGAATCAGTCACTTACCCAAGAAGTTCAAGGttctaaagaagagagagagaattctgaaactGCATCTGAGGAGAAGACTGCTGGCAAAAATCAGGGCATTGGAGgaattttgaagaagaagaaaatacaatTGAGGCAGCACTTGAACAGAATTGCAGAAAAAcctaagagaaaagaaaaaaccgaATTCACTCTTGAGGAATACCACCTTCGAGTCAAATTTACTGGCACAGAAGATTCCATGAAGATATTTATGGATGATGAGCTTTTCTTCAAACCAG GTACTGATTTCCTTTACACAACTCACGGGTGGACAGTGGTTAGTGCAGTAGTTGAAAGTGTGGTTGGTAAGCCATTTCCACAAGCAATTCAGGGTATTTTTCATGATCTTGGTCTTCGTTATACTTACCTAGATGACCCCTCAAGAATCATTTACAACAGAGCAAG TTATTACAGGCGTGACTCATCTGGGAGGTTGGAGAATGCCCCATATGTTGATAATTCATATAAATGGGCTGGTGGAGGATTTTTGTCTACAGCTGAAGACTTAACAAGATTTGGGAATGCTATGTTGTACTCCAGCCAACAAAATAGTGCACAAAATGTGGAAG GTCAAGCTCCTCAAAGGGGATATCTCAAGTCATCTACAATGAAACATCTGTGGGACACCAGTCGCAGGTACCAAAATGGGGTGGGATCGCGATGGTGGATATGGGTGGGGATGGGGAGCTGTGGAAGGAAAAGAAAACCTAAAGTTTTGTCGTGA